The nucleotide sequence GGGCGTGTGGGACTCGGGACGCCGTTCAGTCGTCGCCCTCGGCGGCCGCCGGCGCCTCGCTTTCGGCGGCCGCCCGCTCGCGATCCAGGTCCTCGAGGTAGCCGTCGGCGTCGATGGCGGCCTTACAGCCCATGCCGCCCGCGGTGATCGCCTGCTGGTAGTGGTAATCGACGACGTCGCCCGCGCCGAACAGGCCGGGGACGCCCGTCGCCGTCTGGCCGGCGCCGTCGCCGCCGGCCGTTTCGAGGTACCCCTCGTCGTCCATCTCGACGTCCAGTCCCTCCAAGTAGTCGGTGTTCGGCGTGTGGCCGATGGCGTAGAAGACGGCGCCGGCGTCGAAGGCGAACTCCTCGGTCTCGGGGTCGTCGAGTTTCCCCGTCGGGTGGCCCTCGGGGTGATGGACCATCGTCACGTGGTCGACGCCCTCCGCCTGGGTGCCGTGGAGTTCGGTAACCTCCGTGTTCAGCTTGAGTTCGATGTCGCCGTCCTCGACGTGTTCCATCACGCGGTCGATCCAGTAGTCCTCGGCGCGGAACTCCTCGCGCCGGTGGACCAGATGGACCGTCGACGCGAACTTCGTCAGGAAGACGGCCTCCTCGCAGGCGGCGTCGCCGCCGCCGACGACGACGATCTCCTCGTCGCGGAAGAAGGCGCCGTCGCAGGTGGCACACGTCGACAGCCCGTAACCCATGAGTTCGTCCTCGCCCGGGATGCCGAGGGTCCGTGCGCTCGCCCCCGAGGCGGCGATGACGGCGTCGGCCGTGTACTCGTCGCCGCTCGACAACGTGACGTGGAAGGTGTGCCCCGGGCCGGGGTCGTCGACCACGTCGACCGACTCGATCACGCCGTTTTCGACCTCGGCGCCGAACTTGCGCGCCTGCTCTTTCATGTCGCTGACCAGTTCGGGTCCGCTGATCCCCTCCGGGAACCCCGGATAGTTGTCGACGTCGGTCGTCAGCGTCAACTGGCCGCCGGGCTCGTCACCCTCGAACACCAGCGGCTCGTTGTTCGACCGGCCGGCGTAGATGGCGGCGGTGAGTCCCGCGATTCCGCTTCCGGCGATGATGAGACGCCGGTGGTCGGCGCCGTCGGGGTCGCTCATACACGTCGTTGGTCGGTGGGACCCATTTAGCTTGTGTTGTCGTGCGGTGCGGCGCTCGACCGCTGCCGGCGGTTTCTTGTCGCCGCCGCTCCCATCCGCGTCCATGCCCGCCGACCTCCAGGAGAAGACCGACCGCTACGAGCGGATGCTCGCCGACGCGCTCGACGAGGCCGAGACGCGTCCGCCCGCCGACACGCCCCTCGGCACCGCCGCCGCCGAGTGTCGGGAGATGGCCGCCTCCTACCTCGACGACGGCCGGCACTTCCGCGAGGACGACGACCCCGTGAACGCGCTCGCCGCGTTCTCCTACGGCTATGGGTGGCTCGACGCCGGGGTCCGGATGGGGCTCTTTGCCGTTCCCGCGGGGACGGAGCTGTTCACCGTCTGAACCGTTCTTGCCCACGTCGTCGGTCGGCTCAGTACCGGTACGTCGTCCCCTCGGTCCCGTCCTCCACCGTGACGCCGAGTGCCTCCAGGTCGTCCCGGAGTTCGTCCGCCCGCTCGTAGTTGCCGGCGTCGCGTTCGGCCTCGCGCACGTCGAGGACGAGTTCGATCAGGTCGTCCGCGAGGCGGGCCTCGCCCTCGC is from Haloplanus salinarum and encodes:
- a CDS encoding NAD(P)/FAD-dependent oxidoreductase, which translates into the protein MSDPDGADHRRLIIAGSGIAGLTAAIYAGRSNNEPLVFEGDEPGGQLTLTTDVDNYPGFPEGISGPELVSDMKEQARKFGAEVENGVIESVDVVDDPGPGHTFHVTLSSGDEYTADAVIAASGASARTLGIPGEDELMGYGLSTCATCDGAFFRDEEIVVVGGGDAACEEAVFLTKFASTVHLVHRREEFRAEDYWIDRVMEHVEDGDIELKLNTEVTELHGTQAEGVDHVTMVHHPEGHPTGKLDDPETEEFAFDAGAVFYAIGHTPNTDYLEGLDVEMDDEGYLETAGGDGAGQTATGVPGLFGAGDVVDYHYQQAITAGGMGCKAAIDADGYLEDLDRERAAAESEAPAAAEGDD
- a CDS encoding DUF357 domain-containing protein produces the protein MPADLQEKTDRYERMLADALDEAETRPPADTPLGTAAAECREMAASYLDDGRHFREDDDPVNALAAFSYGYGWLDAGVRMGLFAVPAGTELFTV